A genomic region of Nostoc sp. UHCC 0702 contains the following coding sequences:
- a CDS encoding glycosyltransferase family 39 protein, which translates to MKQPKYYFVVLIIIVISILMRFYLLQNQSLWFDEGWSLRLSDGKSFQENLSYIIGREAGDKYQPLYYLLLFYWRSVFGDSEFAIRSLSALLGVGSVITIFFTTLRIYGKKHALWSSIIMAVSSFSVFYSQDARPYALLIFIASLQIYLFSHIINEAHSNKIISQVLFGFVTAVRMFDSILIVIFSAALCLSHIIVYRNFKQWIQWWIPAAIFSLPIIWFYLSSPAASDPTSTSVTRSGLPIFKNAIFVIYGILVGTSYGPPMEELRDDARIRFLLSDWPQLILLLIVIALILTGLVANLLEKYDSHKYQHANYLFVCLFITSFFLSFLFAQVTKINWLPRHSFYLVIPIIIIIPLAFSQNYQRQTKLYLLSQIAKVATIFLVIMNVYSSFKYYLNSDYAKNDYRSAVQYLLQNRDQSAKSILLWGEPRLLKYYGDSSTLNANSDILKQVNGKNLAEKVNNITNNVDTVFVVVNREFFWGPKGAIKREMSDLYNLESEANWPYIKIYKFVKKK; encoded by the coding sequence ATGAAACAGCCAAAATACTATTTTGTTGTTTTGATAATTATTGTAATTAGCATTTTGATGCGTTTCTATTTGTTGCAAAATCAAAGTCTTTGGTTTGATGAAGGCTGGAGTTTGCGCTTATCTGATGGTAAAAGCTTTCAAGAAAATTTATCATATATTATAGGTCGAGAAGCTGGTGATAAATACCAACCGCTCTATTACTTGCTCTTATTTTATTGGCGTTCGGTTTTTGGAGATAGTGAGTTTGCCATTCGATCGCTCTCAGCTTTGCTAGGAGTTGGTTCAGTAATTACGATATTCTTTACTACCTTGAGGATCTATGGAAAAAAACATGCCTTATGGTCGTCCATAATTATGGCAGTCAGTTCTTTTAGCGTGTTTTACAGCCAAGATGCTAGACCTTACGCGTTATTAATATTTATAGCTTCGCTACAGATATATTTATTTAGTCATATCATCAATGAAGCTCACAGTAACAAAATTATTTCACAAGTGCTTTTTGGTTTTGTTACTGCTGTAAGAATGTTTGACAGTATTTTGATAGTAATTTTTAGTGCAGCCCTTTGTTTATCTCATATTATTGTTTATAGAAATTTCAAACAATGGATTCAATGGTGGATACCTGCGGCAATTTTTTCGTTACCAATAATTTGGTTCTACTTGTCTTCACCAGCTGCATCTGATCCGACAAGTACTTCAGTTACTCGTAGTGGATTGCCCATATTTAAAAATGCTATCTTTGTGATTTATGGAATATTGGTTGGTACTAGCTATGGGCCGCCAATGGAGGAGTTGCGCGATGATGCCAGGATAAGATTTTTGCTTAGTGACTGGCCCCAATTAATATTATTATTAATTGTTATTGCTCTAATTTTGACAGGTTTAGTAGCGAATTTATTGGAAAAGTACGATAGCCACAAATATCAACATGCTAATTATTTATTTGTATGTTTATTTATAACATCATTTTTCCTAAGTTTTCTGTTTGCACAAGTAACCAAAATTAATTGGCTACCCCGTCACTCTTTTTATCTAGTGATACCAATTATCATTATTATTCCGTTAGCTTTTTCTCAAAACTACCAGCGTCAAACTAAACTTTATTTATTGTCTCAGATTGCCAAAGTAGCTACTATATTTTTGGTAATTATGAATGTTTATTCAAGCTTTAAATACTATTTGAATTCAGACTACGCAAAAAATGACTACCGCTCAGCTGTTCAGTATCTTCTACAAAATCGAGATCAGTCTGCAAAATCTATATTGTTGTGGGGAGAGCCTAGATTGCTGAAATATTACGGAGATTCATCTACTTTGAATGCAAATTCAGATATTTTGAAACAAGTAAATGGAAAAAATTTAGCAGAAAAAGTTAATAATATCACCAACAACGTAGATACAGTTTTTGTTGTGGTTAATCGCGAATTCTTTTGGGGGCCCAAAGGTGCAATTAAAAGAGAAATGAGTGATTTATATAATTTGGAGTCTGAGGCTAATTGGCCTTATATAAAAATCTATAAATTTGTAAAAAAGAAATAG
- a CDS encoding YifB family Mg chelatase-like AAA ATPase yields the protein MLARVWSASIVGIDAVKVGVEVDVSGGLPGIVVLGLPDSAIQESKERVKATLKNAGFAFPMRKIVINLTPADLRKEGPCFDLPISVGILAASEQVSADLLGDYLFLGEVSLDGTLRPVAGVLPIAATAQKMGIAGLVVPVENAQEAAVVQELAVYGCKDISEVVDFLNNPGRYKPVQLDNLGELPQTSYPSADLQDVKGQAHARRALEIAAAGGHNLIFVGPPGSGKTMLARRLPGILPPLEFAEALEVTRIHSVAGLLKNRGSLVRDRPFRSPHHSASGPSLVGGGSFPRPGEISLSHNGILFLDELTEFKRDVLEFLRQPLEDGYVTISRTKQSVMFPAQFTLVASTNPCPCGFYGDTIQQCTCSPRQREQYWAKLSGPLMDRIDLQVAVNRLKPEEITQQPMGEASASVRERVQQARDRAVTRFQGESNLRCNAQIQSRHLQKWCKLDDGSRNLLEAAIRKLGLSARASDRILKVARTIADLAGDDELKANYVAEAIQYRTIDRMQ from the coding sequence ATGCTTGCTAGAGTCTGGAGTGCATCAATTGTCGGCATCGATGCGGTGAAAGTAGGCGTGGAAGTCGATGTATCAGGGGGTTTGCCGGGAATTGTTGTCTTGGGACTGCCAGATTCAGCGATTCAGGAATCCAAAGAAAGGGTGAAAGCAACTTTGAAAAATGCTGGCTTTGCTTTTCCCATGCGGAAGATAGTGATTAACTTAACTCCGGCAGATTTACGCAAGGAAGGGCCGTGTTTTGATTTGCCTATTAGTGTGGGAATTCTGGCGGCTTCTGAACAAGTTAGTGCTGATTTGTTGGGAGATTATCTATTTTTAGGCGAAGTCTCTTTGGATGGTACCTTGCGGCCGGTTGCTGGTGTTCTTCCCATTGCTGCAACTGCTCAAAAAATGGGAATTGCTGGTTTAGTTGTACCTGTTGAGAATGCCCAAGAAGCCGCAGTAGTACAAGAATTGGCTGTTTACGGGTGCAAGGATATTTCTGAGGTGGTTGATTTTTTAAATAATCCAGGGCGTTACAAACCTGTGCAGTTAGATAATTTAGGGGAGTTGCCACAAACATCTTATCCTAGCGCAGATTTGCAGGATGTGAAAGGACAAGCTCATGCTCGTCGTGCTTTGGAAATTGCTGCTGCTGGCGGTCACAATTTAATTTTTGTGGGGCCGCCTGGTAGTGGCAAAACTATGTTGGCACGGCGCTTACCGGGAATTCTGCCACCTCTGGAATTCGCGGAAGCTTTAGAAGTGACTCGCATTCATTCGGTAGCTGGGTTGTTAAAGAATCGGGGTTCTTTAGTACGCGATCGCCCTTTTCGCAGTCCTCACCATTCAGCATCGGGGCCTTCTCTAGTTGGTGGTGGTAGCTTTCCTCGTCCTGGGGAAATTTCATTATCCCACAATGGGATCTTATTTCTCGACGAGTTAACAGAATTTAAACGTGATGTGTTGGAATTCTTGCGTCAGCCGTTGGAAGATGGCTATGTGACGATTTCCCGCACGAAACAATCTGTAATGTTTCCTGCACAGTTTACTTTGGTGGCGAGTACCAATCCTTGTCCTTGCGGTTTTTATGGCGATACCATTCAACAGTGTACTTGTTCACCAAGGCAACGTGAACAATATTGGGCTAAGCTTTCTGGGCCGTTGATGGATCGAATTGATTTACAAGTGGCGGTGAATCGGTTGAAACCGGAGGAGATTACTCAACAACCGATGGGGGAAGCTTCTGCGTCGGTGAGGGAACGAGTGCAACAAGCACGCGATCGCGCTGTTACCCGTTTTCAAGGTGAATCAAATCTGCGTTGTAATGCTCAAATACAAAGTCGTCATCTGCAAAAATGGTGCAAGCTGGATGATGGGAGTCGGAATTTGTTGGAAGCGGCTATTAGAAAGTTGGGTTTATCTGCAAGGGCTAGCGATCGCATTTTGAAGGTAGCGCGTACTATTGCAGATTTGGCGGGTGATGATGAATTAAAGGCTAATTATGTGGCGGAGGCGATTCAATATCGCACTATTGATAGAATGCAATGA